The Silene latifolia isolate original U9 population chromosome X, ASM4854445v1, whole genome shotgun sequence genome contains the following window.
cacatttacacttgtaaactgttaaaattatataaattcaaaatttccgtcacaaaaaataaattttacactcttaaaatgttacatttacactcgtaaaacatcacatttacacttgtaaactgttaaaattatataaattcaaaatttccgtcacatttacacttgtaaaactcatacaacattacatttacacttctgaaatctaaaactcaaaactgattaattaggggctagagagagaaagaaaaattaattagtgtatagaaatttgattagtggtaattttttttggtaattttcaatctcaaccacccatctcaatccaaccatccacatttttttccttttctttttaatggcctttaatcaaattaatctcaaccatccattgaggccatccaatggcccttagagggacttatggactcaatttgagaggaggactcattagatcttacctctctctctatctatatatatatagatagatagatagagagagagagagagagagagagagagagagagagagagagagagagagagagagagagagagagagagagagagagagagagaggagactAATTTTTTATATACATTCTTGTAAATGATTattccaaaacaaaaaaaaaattacaatccTAATGTTTTCTAATCTCTCAAACTAGTTTTTTATTACAGCTCTATTATCCTTTGTCTGTAATGTATAATTTAGTGTAATTGCCCTTATCAAACTATTTTAACCATCTTTGTGTGTGTAAAGGAGCGGGTTTGGAAGAAAATACAAGGGTGGAAGGAACGCTTACTAACTCGACCGGGTAAGGAGGTGCTAATCAAAGCGGTAGTCCAGGCAATTCCGACCTATATGATGAGCATCTTTGTGTTTCCAGAGGGAATTATTGATGAACTACATGCGGCTTTAGCAAGATTCTGGTGGGGATCATCTGAGACTCATAAAAAAATTCACTGGATGCGGTGGGAGAAATTATGCGAGCCAAAAACAATGGGAGGTATGGGATTCCGTGACCTTCAGGTTTTTAACCAAGCTCTCTTGGCAAAACAGGTGTGGAGGATTTTGACCAATCCAAACTCTTTGGCAGCAAGAGTTCTAAAGGCCCGGTACTTCAGAAATGACACGATCTTGGAGGCCAGATTGGGCTACGATCCTATACTAGTTACACATGGAGAAGCTTATGGGGAGCTAAATCGCTACTTCTGGAAGGATTGAAATGGCGGGTGGGGAATGGCCATCATATAAATGTGTGGCATGATGCTTGGCTTCCAGGGGAGAATGTGAGTCGTGTTCCTACACCAATTGGGAATTTAGATCCGAACATGAAGGTAGAAGAGCTTATTGACCATGATGAGGGGAGGTGGCGTGAATATATATAATTTAGTGATTTTTAAGGGACTCCACAAAACCTATCATCAAAATTTGTTGCTTGAATCCCCAAGTAGCATGATCCATGTCACTCAAGGCACGAAGTAACCGGTCAAAAGCTTTAGCAAAACCCTCAACTAGACACAAGTAGTGCCAAGTTATAGTGAACCGCACCCGACTTCTTTTCCAACACTTCTTTTCCAACACTTCTTCCCGTTCTTCCTCTTACTCCTCTCGGTATTGTTTCTAGGATCCTATTGGTGACTAGAATCCTCCATTTCAATGTAGTAGAGAGAAGGAGAGAGGGACAGAATCTCATAAATTTCATAGAATGAGGAAGCCTCCTCATGGTCATTACGACAAGGAAAGTGGTGAAGAATAAGAGGTGGAGGAGTCAACCtctcaacattgaggttcataATATCATCATTTTTATCCAAATTCTCTTGACTCTTCAATTGAACCGAAACACTACCAAAGAtgagagcttcaatttcttccaagcTAGAGTTAAAACTACAAATGTCGTAGTTTTTCTCATGGCTCCTCAACTCTCCCAATATGACAAGTTCGAATTCATCAAGCTATATTTCCCAACTTTTTCCTTTTCCTCACACTTGTCATTGACAAGAAtttcttcttcaaagatttcggAAGGAGGTGGTAGTGGGGAGTCTTCCTCATTATCATAGACATCCCAAATAGGGGCACCAACCTCTTCATAACTTCCCTCTCCACACTTATCATTTTGCAAGGAGTCTCCATAACTGTCCCATATGGGAGGGCTAAGTTCATCTTCATCATTTGGTTAAAGACCAATCAACAATTCCCGATCAACCACTTTTTCAACCCCAATTTTTTCTAGGACGAAATTTTCATCTTCCTCAATTTGTTCACTCACTATCTCCGTGAATCTTCCTAATTCCTTCCCACTTCTCAAGGTAACCAAGTGGACTTGTTGATGAAGTGGTAGTCCATCTTTGGGTTAAGCCCTTGAGTTGGCAAAGAATGCGGGCTTCTTTGAGTGTTAGAAGTCCATTGGTTGTCTATGTGAGAATCAAATGTCCTTTCATGATCTCGGACATTGGTGAGAACGGTTCTCAAATACTTGAATTGTTGGTCATATTGGGCTTCTCTTTGTTGTGCCCTAACATCCATTTCTTTCAACATATTCTCAGTGAGAGAGTTGGCATTTGGAGGTTCAATGAGTGGAGGTTGGTAAGGTTTTTGAAATTGCTCTTGTGAAGGTGGCTATGGAATTTTTTGTTGGAAATTTTGATGAGGTGGAATATATGTTTGATTGCTTTGTTGTGGAAAGGATGAACAAGTGTCATAAGAATGCCCAATACCACCACAATTCTCATAAGTAGGAGCATATTGTTGATAGTTTCTAGGAGGAGGAACTTGTTGAGAGTAGGTCCTTGGTGTTGACCTAGGCTCTTGAACATAGTTGACCATGGAGGTGATTTGGTCTTTCTTCATGATAAGCATTTTCATGCTTCCTCTCCACCAAAAAGCTATCAAATTTCTTTGACAATTCATCCAACTTGACCCTGTTTTCCAATTCTAGCTTTGAAGGTCCTTCATTCTTGGACTCATTTTCTCTTCCATAGTCACCTTCTTTACCTCCATAGCTAATTTCCATGTCGTAAATATTTTGGATCAACTCCGTGATTTGGGCATTTTTCATATTGTCAAAGTTGCCACCGGAGGCCGCCACAATCATATCCCTAAACCTTTGCTCAAGTGTTTTAAATAAAATTTGAGTTGTCATCCAATTGGGAATTCCATGATGTGGGCAAGAGGTAATAAGGTCTCTAAATCTTTCACATGCTTCACTTAAAGTTTCACGATGCTTTTGCTTGAAGGTTTGGATTTCATGTCTTATTCTAGCGGTTTTTGAAGGAGGGTAAAATTTGTTGATAAAAGCCCTTGACAAGCTttcccaagtagtgaaagtaCCCGGTTCATGTGAATTCAACCATTTTCTTGCATTATCCTTCAATGAAAGAGGAAAGAGCATAAGAAGAATTTGCTCTTCCGTGATGCCCTCATATTTGATCATGCCCGCTTTTTCTTTGAATAAAACAAGATGTTCATGAGCATCTTCACTCTTAAAACCATGAAAGATATCTTGTGGAATAAAGGAGATTGTATGATGACGGAGCTCAAAAGTATTAGGAGCAAGAACTCCATAATTAATTGCCGAGTAAGACCGCTTAGGATCCGGTTTATGATAGTAACCCATTGGTTGGTCAGTCATCTATTTATCAATGAAGTTGGTTCTTGGTGTATTTGGTGGGCTAGGTGAGTTTGAATGTTGTGAATGGGTGGGTGAGTGATTTGGGAGGTATTTTGGTGAATGGTCAGGTGAATGGTTTAGTTGAGAACTGGTGGTGGAGATGGATGTATTTCTAGTTGGTTTGGTGAAGGTGGAGATCTCCTTATAGCCGAGAGTGCTAACCATCTTCTTACCCGGAAAGACTTCTCAATCTCTTGATCAAGATGGATAAGAGAGCCGGTATTACACCTATACAAATATTCAAAAAGAGACCAAATGGTCCTTATGCAATGAATGCACTAGGACAAGAGTggaaaaacaagcaagcaaagtaAACTAAGCCTAGAAACAAATAATCAATCTAATCTAATGtcatcgtccccggcaacggcgccattttgataccgAGTTTGTGGTACTCCTCGATATGCAAAAAATATTTTTAAACTCAATACCAAACTAATGAATGTAGTAGGGTAAGGAGGTCGATCCACAGAGACGGTGTTTGGCTCTTAAATTGTTTGTTTGTTTCCTAGTTTAGTTTTAGCAAATGCAATTGGATGATTGATAAGCTAATTGATACGACTACAACTAAATCAAGCAATGGCAAATTGATTAAGATGCTAACTAAAGAAGCAAGGGTGGTCGGGTTCACATGCATAGATAATGGTTCAAGTAATAATATAGATTAACAAGCAATCAAGGTAAATTCCAAGGCAAATCCCCACCCCTCGATGTGAGACTAAACCAAGGTTAAGAGTAGTTGAACTCTCGCTCTAATTACCCAAGACCCACTAATCGTCATGAATTATCTAGTTACAAGTCAAGCTCTCACCCAACAAGTTATAAAATAGTGAAATTGACTCGAATTCTCATTGAGACATTTCTACAAATACTTTGTATGCATGACAATTAGAAGAGAAATTATCCATGAATTACTTAATTGTTCAAGCCAATAGTCTACCCATATCAACTACACAAGATCCCTCTCCACCCTAGCAATACACTACTCAAACATGATTATGAAATTGAGAACAAAAGATGAGAACTTTAACATGAAAATAGGAAGAACAATCATAATATAAAGGCAAGTGATTAAACTATAATaaacatgtaaataaatgaaaggaAATGAAATTAGGAGAAGAATTATACCAATAGTAattaaagatggaaactttgatTGAAAATAAGGAGGATGAATCTCTTCTTCCTTCAAATTGCAACCCACTAatctaaatgtaaactaataaaaATTGTGAATATTGAATGAACTAAAGAGGAATTAAACTAATATGGAAGAAAGATTATAACTTTGATTAAAGGAAAATTAAAGGGAGAAATATTCTTCTCTTACGATAATCAGAGAGTAGGAGAGACTAATTATTCTAATCTAATTGGGTAGAATTAATCTAAGGTAAATTATGGTCTAAACTCTAATGTAGTGTAAGATGGTCTTAATCTAATGTGCCTtttatactactactactactactactactactactactactactactaataataataataataataataataataataataataataataataataataataataataataataataataataataataataataataataataataataataataataataatcccccttaaactaaaagaataagaaaactgaaaattttcccgcctaaatgcttTTAACTAGAAATTGGGCATAAATTTATCTAGATATGTATTGGACCTAATATATGGTCTTTATGTGTCAAAGTATCTTATCAAACACCGCAACTTCTATAGTTGGGCCAAATTTATttcattcattattatctcattagtcaaatatatgtattttaaatgtcgtaaattttctatttaaaacatatgcagattttactcatattattaaaatcagtgtgtgcttttcacttttttattctttaaattttttactccgtttaatttgttactccgtatattgtaacaaaaattacaaaaatagttatatgcttcaaatgcgtaaaaataagcataagtttttgtaattaaactaacaatcttgtttttttaatcataaacttattccaagtaaaaatgtaaaattcgttctattttaattcttagtatttttacacattaacaattgtagataattacaaataaaattcaaagtttatttatatattattattattagctctaATTGTTAAGTTCTCTACACATGACATTCTAAAATACCGTGCTTTAGCACGGTCTCtatattagtaataataataataataataataataataataataataataataataataagacacaCCAACGATACATTATTATAAAACAAAAGGGGATAAAAAAAAGGAAACACGCAAAGGGGGTTGGGAGCCGGACCACCGGCCGCCGGTTAGGTCACCGGCTGTGGATTCTCTGGAAGAAAAGGAGTGATTTGGTGGTAGTGGGAGCCGATGGAGGTGTCGGCAGCCGGTGACCCGTCTGGGAGAGCAGATTTGATGCGATTTGCGTTGCAAGCCGGTTGGCCGGCCACCGGTGACAaggccggctgggagttctcaGGGAAATGAAGggtaattgttggaatatgtcgAGATATAGACATATCGTAATGTAGGAATATGACATATCGTAATATGTCATATAGAATAAATGAGATATTATCGAAGATTATTGAATATTCTAGATTATATTCTAGGATCGTGTGTTTGGTTATATATATACGATCGAGTCATTGTATCGAAGTACGAACGAACAAATTCAATAATACATCGATTTCCCTTATGCAACCCTCTCTCTATGATTtctaatatggtatcagagcctcacgcTCTTGAGGCCTAAAATAAAATTCCGCTGCCTGCCGGTGGGCTAATGAGTTACGAAGCTCACCGGCGGGATTTTCAATGTATTACTCAATTTGTCTTTTGCgttgaatttttataaaaaaaaaatcgttTGTTTTACGACAACATGGTATCATGCCATGTACGTTTGTTTACTTTTTCAAGAAGAGTTGTCCATGGAATGGTCTTTGCAATTCCTTTATTGGTTTCTCCTTGATCTCTACCATTTACATGGTCTTTGCGATTCCTGTATTGGTAGTACGAACGAGTTTTCCATCGATTCGATATGACGGATACTTTTCCGTTTTTTAATGAAGTCAAGTTCGAAAAATTGCGGCGTTCTTGACCATGAAATTTCTACGAATTCGAAAATATTGATCGTTTGATATTTTGACGGGTTCGAAAAATGACGACATTCTCATTTCTATCGAAACTTTGAAGATCGGAGGTCGAAGAAATTGAACTTTTTCTTCTTACCTTTTTTTGTCGTTTGTGTGCAAACTCATGGAAATTTTTACAAATTGCCATGAGTTTGAGGGGGGATGTTGGAATATGTCGAGATATCGACATATCGTAATGTAGGAATATGACATATCGTAATATGTCATATAGAATAAATGAGATATTATCGAATATTATTGAATATTCTAGATTATATTCTAGGATCATGTgtttggttatatatatatacgatCGAGTCATTGTATCGAAGTACGCACGAACGAATTCAATAATACATCGATTTCCCTTATGCAACCCTCTCTTTACGATTTCTAATAGTAATTTTGGTGTTCTCCCAGCCGGTGGGATAGGCGGCAGACGGGTGCCCGTTCGGGAGTGCAATTATGATGCATTTATATCCAATTGACTCGGATTCGATTCCGAGTTCAATATTGATGGTGGCTGTGATTGGTGAATTGATGGTGGGAGAGTGACGGAGGATGAAAATGGTGGGGGAGTTAAATGGGATGGTGAcgagctgctgctgctgctgttggtGTTGAAGCCGTTGCTGCTGGTTGTCATGCAGCAGGTGGGTTTGTTGAATATCGAGTAGCAATGACGATGCTGGTGAATGGTGATGATTGATGACGGCAATGGAGGTTGGTATGGGCATGGTTGATGTGCGAGATAGGTCGATGAATGATGATGAGGATGGGTTGAAAATTGCCATGGTTGTTTATTGCAATTGCTGGTAATGGACTATGGTAATGCTAGGATGAGCAATGGCGATGGGTTCGGAGTTCGATTCTGAGAGTTCGAACTTGGTGATGAAATGATGGACGAATGGATGagttgttgtggttgattgatgCGGGTATCACTGGTGACAGAGGCTGCCATGGTTGTGCTTGAACGGAGTACAGGGGATTGGTGATGTTTTGTTGTTGCTTCAATGGTGAAGTTATGTGAAATGGCGATGAAACTTAAAAGTGATGATGAACTATGGTATGTGGGATTTGGTTTGTGAAGTCAAGAGTTGACTTTGTCAAAGGCTGACTTCATTAATGCCTTATTTTATTTCGTCTCAAATTTCGTCTCGCCTTGCTTTGACTTTGACTCCCTTCCGTCTAGCTTAGCTTTGACCTGCCTCGGTTTTATTCTTCTACAAAAAATACGACAAAATAAAACGGTAATATAAACACAACAAATAGCCATGAAAGGATTCATGACCCTCTAATAAAACTTATTTAATTATAGATCTAGTTGCATCCATAACATAAGATAAAATAAGGAAGAATTAggttccttacattgtaggtaAGGCTCGAAAAAGGGCACAAATGAGGACTCCTTCCTCCACTTATTCTTGAGCTACAATGTATatggatgatcttccaaaatcccaaagtaaagattctctcctcttagttgcaccaagactatcacttaaatttaataatatattaactagatataattATTAGACACGTTAAAATTAATCTAATATTACTAaatattactactatagtaatctaATTAGGATATTAGATTTATGAACAAGTGTAAaactatttttagagagaagtcTAAGAAAAATGTGTATTAAGAGAGTTGATGaaagaaaaaatggaaaaataaaaatCCCTCTAGAAGGGAGAGGGCCGGTTGGGGTGCCACacaaggccaatgcatgaccgTCACTTTTGCTTTTTCTTTTACCAAAATATGTAGGGTGTAGTCTATAGAAGGTTATGTTATGATTATGTCTTTTAACAATTTAAAAACATTTTACAATAACCATAAAccacccattatttcggtccatatcacAATGTGtacacccattttattttttgtcaattgtcattttgtaaTGTTGTGTGACA
Protein-coding sequences here:
- the LOC141620762 gene encoding putative mitochondrial protein AtMg00310, with amino-acid sequence MSIFVFPEGIIDELHAALARFWWGSSETHKKIHWMRWEKLCEPKTMGGMGFRDLQVFNQALLAKQVWRILTNPNSLAARVLKARYFRNDTILEARLGYDPILVTHGEAYGELNRYFWKD